The Gemmatimonadota bacterium genomic sequence GGCGCTCCGCCTTCTATGAACTCAGCGATCCGGTCCCGAGCTCGCTCGGCGTCCTCCTCGCCCAGCGCGACCAATCGCTCCAGATAGTCCTTCTGGAACATGACCAGCGACAAGATGTCCGGGCTCTGCGTCTTTCGCGTGCCGAGTCCCCGGGTCAGGAATCGGAAGACCGATGGCAGCCGCGGCTCATATTCCCGCGACAGTCGGCCCAGATCCGTCGATGGACGCAGGACCAGCATGTCAACGATGCGCAATCCATTGCGGTCGGCGGGAGGGACGCGCGCGATGACTTCGTTTAGCCGCTGGAGTCGTGCGACGTCCTGGTCGATCAAGTCCAGGAAGATCGCGTTGTACAGGACGCCCAGCACCTGAGCAGGCGGTGGGTAACCCACCAGTTGCGGCCGGTCGGCTTCTGAGCGCGACCGATCGTAGCGCGTCGCGATGGTGATGATGCGCGAGGCGCCGAGGTGCAGCGCGGGTGAAATCGGGGCCGCGAGTCGGATGCCACCGTCACCATACCACTCGCGGCCCACCTGGGTCGCCGGAAAGAGCAGGGGCAGAGCGGCCGACGCCATCACATGGTCGATGGTGAGCTGCGCACGTTCACTTCGCCGCTGGGGACGTTCCCATAGTTGGATGTCGCGTCCCTGGACCCAGGTCACGGACTGCGAAGTGGTGTAGCTGGTGGCGCTGAGGGCCACCGCGGCGAGCCGTCCACTGGCGAGGTTGGCATCGATCCCGGGGATCGATCCATCCGGGGAGCGTGTCAGGATCTCCTCGAGAAACGATCGGAGGGGCGTGGTGTCCACCATCCCCTTTAAGCGCTCCGGGTGTCCGCGACCGCCGCCAATGAGCCGCAGTCCGCTCCGAATCACGGTGGATGCCAGGGTGGCCGTATCCACGCGAAAGACGCGCTCCGGCGTGAGGGACAAC encodes the following:
- a CDS encoding patatin-like phospholipase family protein; this translates as MSHRPTPVTNDLAMVLGGGGARGAYQVGVLRGIAKQYPHLRVPVLVGVSAGALNTVHLASHPGTFLEAMEDLVHRWLSLTPERVFRVDTATLASTVIRSGLRLIGGGRGHPERLKGMVDTTPLRSFLEEILTRSPDGSIPGIDANLASGRLAAVALSATSYTTSQSVTWVQGRDIQLWERPQRRSERAQLTIDHVMASAALPLLFPATQVGREWYGDGGIRLAAPISPALHLGASRIITIATRYDRSRSEADRPQLVGYPPPAQVLGVLYNAIFLDLIDQDVARLQRLNEVIARVPPADRNGLRIVDMLVLRPSTDLGRLSREYEPRLPSVFRFLTRGLGTRKTQSPDILSLVMFQKDYLERLVALGEEDAERARDRIAEFIEGGAPATREQEAIANRAV